The following proteins come from a genomic window of Kwoniella bestiolae CBS 10118 chromosome 3, complete sequence:
- a CDS encoding methionine-R-sulfoxide reductase, whose product MPLISPTLVRSTIATARNRIPSTARISGFGLPFALFSSSSNSNMPSDNYPVKKSDDEWHAVLSPEQFRVIRQKGTERPGSHAYDKKKDDGVYHCAACDAPLYTSKTKFNSGCGWPAFYDTVPGAVVRHEDKSMFMTRTEIVCANCGGHLGHVFKGENFGNPIDERHCVNGISLNFKKE is encoded by the exons ATGCCTCTAATCTCACCCACCCTAGTCAGATCGACCATCGCCACCGCCAGAAACAGAATACCTTCCACCGCCAGAATATCAGGATTCGGATTACCTTTTGCCCTTTTCTCATCTAGTAGTAATTCCAATATGCCATCTGATAATTACCCAGTCAAgaagagcgatgatgagtggCATGCAGTCTTGTCTCCTGAGCAG TTCCGAGTGATCAGGCAGAAGGGGACTGAACGACCCGGTTCGCACGCTTAtgacaagaagaaggacgatggTGTTTATC ACTGTGCGGCCTGCGATGCGCCTTTATATACCTCTAAGACGAAATT CAACTCCGGATGCGGCTGGCCAGCATTCTACGATACCGTCCCAGGAGCAGTGGTTCGTCATGAGGACAAATCGATGTTCATGACCCGCACCGAGATCGTTTGTGCCAACTG TGGTGGGCATTTAGGACATGTGTTCAAGGGAGAGAACTTCGGTAATCCCAttgatgagag ACATTGTGTTAATGGTATCTCACTCAACTTCAAGAAGGAGTAG
- a CDS encoding 60S ribosomal protein uL24 has protein sequence MSSPLSKELRKEHTARSIPIRKDDEVLIVRGKYKGREGKVTQVYRKKWVIHVDRVHIEKSNAATVPVGISPSNVVITSLKLDSDRKAILARKGGKAAASGDVEMKE, from the exons atgtcttctcctctttccaaGGAATTGAGAAAGGAACACACC GCCCGATCAATCCCTATCCGAAAGGACGACGAAGTATTGATTGTCCGAGGTAAATACAAGGGCCGAGAGGGTAAAGTGACTCAA GTCTACAGAAAGAAATGGGTCATCCACGTCGACCGAGTCCACATTGAGAAATCCAACGCCGCCACCGTCCCAGTCGGTATCTCCCCCTCCAACGTAgtcatcacctctctcaaGCTCGATTCCGACCGAAAGGCCATCCTCGCCAGAAAGGGTGGAAAGGCCGCTGCTTCCGGTGATGTCGAGATGAAGGAGTAA